The following coding sequences lie in one Myxococcales bacterium genomic window:
- a CDS encoding oligopeptide transporter, OPT family, translating into MKEKELTLRAVLVGLVLSMIMGAANAYLGLRIGMTVSASIPAAVIGSLLLRMVFRNGTILEANQIQTAASAGESIAAGVIFTLPALVLIGAWRHFIWWQTTLIGIAGGVLGVLMMVPMRKVFIVESTTLPYPEGVACAAVLKSAHRERGSSTMGSAKGVVWGTMLGATYKLLGAYFGLIAGHIETATVAFGRIFYIGCDVSPALLGVGFIVRWQIATLVFLGGVIGWLLGVPMLSAYAPHALSPLEQAWWIWDHHVRYLGVGAMMVAGITSVVKVRYGLKSAFVHMRQSLRRRPGTSPTREEDLSGRSMLVIASVISVIIAMLYYHFTQSYLITAIATTLMLGMAFFFAAVASYIVGLVGSSNSPVSGMTITAVLISGLLISLLSKFTGIAGLRAMSATLGIAAIICCVACTSGDVCNDLKTGHLIGASPRLQQIIQIGGIIAAAVWMAPVLELLHNNTRGGIGGRELAAPQATLFANLARGFFGDGYLPWHMVMLGACGATVIAVADFILEKRSNPFRLHLMPIAVGIYLPFKVTVPMLAGALVALSMERPSSHAERALERGVLFSSGLIAGEALMGIAAAALVAFHVPSLTAFSEGSILYTLATLVAAVIAVVMLFRHARGGV; encoded by the coding sequence AGAGAAAGAACTGACCCTTCGCGCGGTCCTGGTCGGGCTTGTGCTCTCCATGATCATGGGTGCAGCCAACGCATATCTGGGCTTGCGCATAGGAATGACCGTTTCGGCATCCATCCCCGCAGCCGTCATAGGATCACTGCTGCTTCGCATGGTCTTCCGAAACGGGACTATTTTGGAAGCAAACCAAATCCAGACCGCTGCGTCTGCCGGTGAATCCATCGCTGCTGGCGTGATCTTCACCCTTCCCGCCTTGGTGCTTATCGGCGCCTGGCGGCATTTCATTTGGTGGCAGACGACACTTATCGGCATCGCAGGCGGCGTATTGGGCGTGCTCATGATGGTGCCTATGCGTAAAGTTTTCATTGTGGAGAGTACGACACTCCCATATCCAGAGGGCGTCGCATGCGCTGCGGTCTTGAAGTCCGCACACCGAGAGCGAGGCTCTTCTACCATGGGTAGCGCCAAGGGGGTCGTTTGGGGAACCATGCTGGGTGCGACGTATAAGCTATTGGGCGCCTACTTTGGGCTCATCGCCGGGCATATCGAAACGGCAACTGTCGCCTTTGGTCGCATTTTTTATATCGGGTGCGATGTTTCGCCCGCGCTCTTAGGCGTGGGATTCATCGTGCGCTGGCAGATCGCTACGCTTGTGTTTTTGGGTGGCGTCATCGGATGGTTGCTGGGCGTACCGATGCTTTCGGCTTATGCCCCACATGCACTCAGTCCGCTTGAGCAGGCGTGGTGGATTTGGGATCATCACGTGCGATATCTTGGGGTGGGGGCGATGATGGTCGCCGGGATAACCTCCGTCGTAAAAGTCAGATATGGCTTGAAGTCTGCATTTGTGCATATGCGGCAATCTTTGAGGCGGCGACCTGGGACCTCCCCAACACGTGAGGAAGATCTTTCAGGCAGGAGCATGCTGGTGATTGCCTCAGTCATCAGTGTTATCATTGCAATGCTCTACTATCACTTCACCCAGAGCTATTTGATCACGGCCATCGCCACAACACTCATGCTGGGTATGGCGTTTTTCTTTGCGGCAGTTGCCAGTTACATTGTCGGTCTCGTGGGCAGTAGCAATAGCCCCGTTTCGGGCATGACCATCACTGCGGTGCTAATCTCTGGCCTGCTGATATCGCTGCTGAGTAAATTCACCGGCATAGCCGGACTACGCGCGATGAGCGCCACACTTGGAATCGCCGCTATTATCTGCTGCGTCGCATGTACCTCAGGCGATGTATGCAATGATCTAAAGACTGGCCATCTAATCGGGGCAAGTCCGCGTCTGCAGCAGATTATCCAAATCGGTGGGATCATTGCGGCGGCAGTGTGGATGGCGCCCGTCCTCGAATTGCTGCACAATAACACCAGGGGCGGTATCGGCGGGCGGGAACTTGCAGCACCTCAGGCTACGTTGTTTGCCAACCTAGCGCGCGGATTTTTTGGCGACGGCTATTTGCCCTGGCACATGGTAATGCTGGGGGCGTGTGGCGCAACAGTAATCGCGGTCGCAGATTTCATCCTTGAAAAGCGCTCGAATCCATTTCGACTGCATCTTATGCCCATCGCGGTCGGAATTTACCTGCCCTTCAAGGTCACGGTGCCGATGTTAGCAGGCGCTCTGGTTGCGCTATCCATGGAGCGTCCATCGTCTCATGCTGAGCGAGCCCTTGAACGGGGAGTGCTATTCTCTTCAGGTTTGATCGCTGGAGAAGCCCTCATGGGAATTGCCGCCGCGGCGCTCGTGGCGTTCCACGTCCCTTCGCTCACGGCATTTTCCGAAGGCTCCATACTATACACATTGGCAACACTCGTTGCCGCGGTTATAGCCGTAGTCATGCTCTTCAGGCACGCCCGGGGAGGTGTCTAA
- a CDS encoding VOC family protein yields MTNRPFRVLGVQQIAIGGLDRMRLRELWVDLLGFDSVGQFRSEGENVDEEILTLSPQGGLGLEIDLMQPIDPARKPHVHDPALNHIGLWVDDIDAAYAWLSSKGVRMADGGIREGAHGRRVCFIHPKPNATHPSSGQGVLIELVQAGGQ; encoded by the coding sequence ATGACAAACAGGCCTTTTCGCGTTTTGGGTGTCCAGCAGATTGCCATCGGGGGTCTTGATCGCATGCGGCTGAGAGAACTCTGGGTGGATCTTTTGGGATTTGATTCGGTGGGACAATTTCGCAGCGAGGGCGAGAATGTAGATGAGGAGATATTGACGCTCTCTCCTCAGGGAGGCCTCGGTCTCGAGATTGACCTTATGCAACCCATCGATCCAGCGCGTAAACCCCATGTTCATGATCCTGCGCTAAACCACATCGGCCTATGGGTGGATGATATAGACGCGGCTTACGCCTGGCTGAGCTCCAAGGGGGTCCGCATGGCGGACGGCGGCATTCGCGAGGGTGCGCACGGAAGGCGCGTATGCTTCATTCATCCAAAGCCCAATGCCACGCATCCATCAAGTGGCCAGGGCGTGCTTATTGAACTCGTCCAAGCGGGTGGACAGTGA
- the trpS gene encoding tryptophan--tRNA ligase has protein sequence MSWYSRSVVKTALTGIKPTAVPHLGNYLGAIQPALALSKTYNTLYFIADYHAFTTLRDPVALRRHVYDVAATWLAAGLDPQKTLFYRQSAVIEVFELAWVLSCLLATGQLERGHAFKEALASGEAPNAGVFNYPVLMAADILLFDAHLVPVGQDQKQHLELARDVALRFNHLFGENTLVVPEPLVHEHLLVPGTDGRKMSKGYGNTVPLFAPAKELKAALLKIKTGSEPLDAPKEPRGNAVFEMYRAVASAEEVQAMAESLRRGGYGWGHAKLALYDALEVKLGPLRQRFLDLRGNEQALDDLLAEGAKRARHFAQATMKRVRCAIGIS, from the coding sequence TTGTCATGGTATAGTCGCTCCGTTGTGAAAACTGCACTTACTGGTATCAAACCTACCGCGGTGCCGCACCTGGGTAACTATCTAGGTGCCATCCAACCCGCACTGGCCCTGAGCAAAACCTACAACACATTGTATTTTATCGCCGACTACCATGCTTTCACAACACTACGAGATCCCGTGGCGCTTCGGCGTCATGTATATGATGTCGCTGCGACATGGCTCGCTGCGGGCCTCGACCCCCAAAAGACTCTGTTTTACCGCCAATCGGCCGTAATCGAGGTCTTTGAATTGGCGTGGGTGCTCAGTTGCCTATTGGCCACCGGGCAACTTGAACGCGGTCACGCCTTTAAGGAGGCCCTTGCTTCAGGAGAGGCTCCCAACGCCGGAGTATTCAACTATCCGGTTCTTATGGCCGCCGACATTCTCTTGTTCGATGCGCATCTTGTGCCCGTTGGGCAAGATCAAAAACAGCATCTTGAACTGGCCCGTGACGTAGCATTGCGTTTTAATCATTTGTTTGGCGAGAACACTTTGGTGGTGCCCGAACCTTTGGTTCATGAACACTTACTCGTGCCGGGTACCGATGGCCGAAAAATGAGCAAGGGTTATGGAAACACGGTACCCCTGTTTGCGCCCGCCAAAGAGCTTAAAGCTGCTCTGCTAAAGATCAAGACTGGGTCAGAACCGCTTGATGCCCCCAAGGAGCCCAGAGGAAACGCGGTGTTTGAAATGTATCGTGCGGTTGCGAGTGCCGAGGAGGTGCAAGCCATGGCAGAGTCGCTACGTCGAGGTGGATATGGGTGGGGGCATGCCAAACTCGCGCTCTACGACGCACTTGAGGTAAAACTCGGCCCGCTTCGCCAGCGCTTTCTAGACCTGCGCGGCAACGAACAAGCGTTGGATGATCTGCTGGCTGAAGGTGCAAAGCGTGCACGGCACTTCGCCCAAGCGACCATGAAACGCGTCCGTTGTGCCATCGGAATCAGCTAA
- a CDS encoding diguanylate cyclase, with the protein MDRVYRFVLRLSGTARLWLGYLAVLTLGLPVVFGAFLPQRSSANTKWFVFGTAWLGIFFIRVVQRFREEDAHRAKKLLLTGRQAQRAFYIAGSDLELGLLLMVAVHAIIQLGGGLGSPLHPLMYVLLAVATAFSQKRVGMTLVVAALLLESILYFVTEEHLFLRPFLLYASFLFFFGLTNWLFIRVELSRMRERSNQELTAAKARDLEDARMFRLVTAPTSAEKRDDERLFRSSVEEVHQAVFHLLSLLRQTLSLHTCILLMRDATGDRLQIVELSTDSDQIVQGQMKIGEGAVGAVIERNEVLNLPNLKPLYRGLCYYERPIGARAFLGVPVVEHGHIQGVLCADRLTDRPFTSAEEQIMQEATRQILRTLENERVFVQLEQSKYEQTVLHRASQALGAAVSESDVLDAAIQAASEIAVHDFCAVTTYDPTKRRHRIERVVGLNLEHLATTSFSDNTSLTAMVVKTGHYLPYRGEYDEKQQVIFTKRIKLGGLRSLLILPLTVADKTLGTLALGASRKFGFPAAARTTLHVLANQLAVSLSNAQSVKRLEDLATTDGLTGCLNKRAFLQEMEQRFRSAQRFKRKLSLVITDLDHFKSINDTYGHAAGDKVIKGLGEILKNMKRETDIVGRFGGEEFCLLCEETDTAGAMLLAERVREEIESTRFNTETGFLTVTCSVGVATYPRDAVDEEGLFESADRALYAAKHAGRNRVCAAA; encoded by the coding sequence GTGGACCGAGTCTATCGTTTTGTGCTTCGTCTGAGCGGTACTGCACGGCTCTGGCTCGGATATCTCGCCGTCCTTACGCTCGGGTTGCCAGTCGTCTTTGGCGCGTTTCTGCCGCAGCGATCTTCGGCCAATACGAAGTGGTTCGTGTTTGGCACGGCCTGGCTTGGAATATTCTTCATCCGTGTGGTTCAGCGTTTTCGCGAAGAAGATGCACACCGCGCCAAGAAACTCTTGCTAACTGGGCGACAGGCCCAACGCGCTTTCTATATTGCAGGCTCTGACCTCGAGCTTGGCCTGCTTTTGATGGTGGCTGTGCATGCCATTATTCAGTTGGGCGGCGGACTGGGTAGTCCCCTTCACCCCCTCATGTACGTTCTTCTTGCGGTTGCCACAGCGTTTTCACAGAAGCGCGTAGGGATGACGCTCGTGGTGGCTGCACTCTTGCTTGAGTCCATATTGTACTTTGTGACGGAAGAGCATTTATTCCTACGTCCCTTCTTGCTTTACGCCAGTTTTCTCTTCTTCTTTGGTCTGACCAATTGGCTTTTCATTCGGGTAGAACTAAGTCGCATGAGGGAGCGTTCCAACCAGGAACTCACGGCCGCAAAAGCGAGAGACTTGGAGGATGCGCGCATGTTCCGACTGGTCACAGCGCCTACCAGTGCGGAAAAGCGCGACGACGAACGCTTGTTTCGATCCAGCGTGGAAGAAGTCCATCAGGCGGTTTTCCATCTTTTGTCGTTGTTACGACAAACGCTTTCTTTGCACACGTGCATTTTGCTGATGCGAGACGCTACGGGAGACCGACTACAGATCGTGGAGTTATCAACCGACAGCGACCAAATCGTTCAAGGGCAGATGAAGATCGGCGAAGGCGCTGTAGGCGCAGTCATTGAACGGAACGAAGTGCTCAATCTGCCCAATCTGAAGCCGCTTTATAGAGGTCTATGCTACTACGAGCGGCCGATAGGGGCGCGAGCGTTCCTGGGTGTCCCTGTTGTCGAACATGGACATATTCAGGGCGTCCTTTGCGCCGATCGGTTGACGGACCGCCCATTTACGTCAGCTGAGGAACAGATCATGCAGGAGGCCACTCGGCAAATACTGAGAACCCTAGAAAACGAGCGCGTGTTCGTGCAGCTTGAGCAATCTAAGTATGAACAGACTGTGCTTCATCGAGCCTCACAGGCTCTCGGAGCGGCCGTAAGCGAAAGCGATGTGCTCGATGCCGCGATTCAAGCCGCATCCGAGATTGCGGTGCATGATTTTTGCGCGGTTACGACGTATGATCCCACAAAACGGCGGCATCGCATCGAACGGGTTGTGGGTCTCAATTTGGAGCATTTGGCCACCACGTCCTTTAGTGACAACACGTCGCTGACGGCCATGGTAGTGAAGACGGGTCACTATCTCCCTTACCGCGGTGAATATGACGAAAAACAACAAGTTATATTCACCAAACGCATCAAGCTCGGGGGCTTACGATCGCTACTTATTCTTCCGCTCACGGTGGCTGATAAAACCCTCGGGACCTTGGCGCTTGGAGCAAGCCGCAAGTTTGGATTTCCCGCCGCCGCCCGTACGACTTTGCACGTGCTCGCCAACCAACTGGCTGTCTCTCTGTCCAACGCGCAGTCGGTCAAGCGGCTGGAAGATCTCGCGACCACAGACGGGCTTACCGGATGCCTCAACAAGCGTGCATTCTTACAAGAAATGGAGCAGCGCTTTCGGTCAGCTCAACGCTTCAAGCGCAAGCTGTCTTTGGTCATAACTGATCTCGATCACTTTAAGAGTATCAACGACACCTATGGGCATGCCGCGGGGGATAAAGTGATCAAAGGCCTTGGCGAGATCCTCAAGAACATGAAGCGCGAAACCGACATTGTGGGACGTTTCGGGGGTGAGGAGTTTTGTCTGCTGTGCGAAGAGACCGATACCGCAGGCGCCATGTTGTTAGCGGAGCGTGTCCGTGAAGAGATCGAAAGCACGCGCTTTAACACAGAAACTGGCTTCTTAACTGTTACGTGCTCGGTAGGGGTGGCCACTTATCCAAGAGACGCCGTGGATGAGGAGGGCTTGTTTGAGTCAGCGGATCGTGCGCTATATGCCGCCAAGCACGCCGGTCGCAATAGGGTGTGTGCTGCAGCATGA
- a CDS encoding septum formation initiator family protein, giving the protein MALKQSLAWLLPLLLLGMAIVAVPLLMFDPKGLPRYQSLSTELQRIRHFNVQLKTDVQHLNLEVQALKTDREAVEKIARDELGMVHDGELVFQFESDH; this is encoded by the coding sequence ATGGCTTTGAAACAATCGCTTGCCTGGTTATTGCCCCTTCTTCTGCTCGGAATGGCTATCGTGGCAGTACCTTTGCTGATGTTTGATCCAAAAGGCCTTCCTCGTTACCAATCCCTGAGTACCGAGTTACAGCGCATCCGTCACTTCAATGTGCAGCTTAAAACTGACGTGCAGCATCTCAACTTAGAGGTCCAAGCCCTCAAAACCGACAGGGAAGCTGTCGAAAAGATTGCCCGTGACGAGCTTGGGATGGTGCACGATGGGGAACTCGTGTTTCAATTTGAAAGCGATCATTAG
- the hrcA gene encoding heat-inducible transcription repressor HrcA, whose protein sequence is MPPESPPVLSKPLSQRQRQILYAAVTEYIASGQAVSSRALARRYELNLSAASIRNVLADLEELGCLTQPHTSAGRVPTDIGFRVFVDTLMQVQVLGIQDRSRVTARLRRLYEERQGDFMSESGKLLASLTGAAAVLTTPRAEDVALSQVRYLLLEGSQLLVMLIMRSGAVQSRVIKITVPLKNSDLDQIHRYLDEHVKGRTLEELRLRLAEEMVREQGEYRDLCAKTKDMIDATLDSSSPRPQLLIEGQVALLDRLEFSNADHLRGLMRALEEKERLLELLDRTLEAKGVQVIIGAETQLGTHGELSVISAHYGVIGGTVGVIAPKRVDYGKVVPLVDFTARVMTALLDPDGRDE, encoded by the coding sequence ATGCCGCCTGAATCTCCACCTGTGCTTTCGAAGCCGCTCAGCCAGCGACAGCGGCAGATTCTGTATGCGGCAGTTACCGAGTACATTGCCAGCGGGCAGGCGGTTAGCTCAAGAGCGCTCGCCCGACGCTACGAACTCAACCTTTCAGCAGCATCGATTCGCAACGTGCTTGCTGATCTCGAAGAGCTAGGATGCCTGACGCAGCCACACACGAGCGCGGGCCGTGTGCCCACGGATATTGGGTTTCGCGTCTTTGTCGATACCCTGATGCAGGTGCAGGTGCTCGGGATTCAAGATCGAAGCCGCGTCACAGCGCGTTTGCGGCGACTTTACGAAGAGCGTCAGGGCGATTTCATGAGTGAGTCGGGGAAATTGCTTGCCTCGCTTACCGGCGCAGCTGCGGTCTTGACGACTCCGAGAGCCGAAGATGTCGCCCTCAGTCAAGTACGATACCTGCTCCTCGAAGGAAGCCAACTACTTGTCATGCTGATCATGCGTTCAGGTGCCGTCCAGAGCCGTGTGATAAAAATTACAGTACCGCTAAAAAATTCTGACTTGGACCAAATACATCGCTACCTCGATGAACATGTGAAGGGCAGGACGCTTGAAGAGCTACGGTTGCGCCTGGCTGAGGAGATGGTCCGGGAACAGGGTGAGTACCGGGACTTATGTGCCAAAACGAAAGACATGATCGACGCCACATTGGATAGCTCAAGCCCCAGGCCTCAACTCCTCATCGAGGGGCAAGTGGCCCTACTGGACCGCCTCGAGTTCTCCAATGCCGACCATCTCAGGGGCTTGATGCGCGCCCTCGAAGAGAAAGAGCGGTTGCTTGAGCTGCTTGATCGCACTCTCGAAGCTAAAGGGGTACAAGTGATCATTGGCGCTGAAACCCAGCTCGGGACGCATGGCGAACTTTCAGTCATCTCGGCCCACTATGGGGTCATCGGCGGGACCGTGGGGGTAATTGCTCCAAAACGCGTCGATTACGGTAAAGTAGTGCCTCTTGTAGATTTTACGGCGCGTGTGATGACCGCTCTCCTTGATCCCGACGGCAGAGACGAATAA
- the grpE gene encoding nucleotide exchange factor GrpE has protein sequence MTESQPPDSETYANPADAEDDTARADHEMPSQAVDLESSRGDRTTAMDDLTLERDKIKDQLLRVAADFDNFRKRTRRDMENAALKGKEEALLELLPVIDNLERAVQAAHDTHDIKSLLEGIHMVLRLFEDGAKRLGIKRLSTVGKSFDPNVHEALQQQPTADHPPGTIVAEVQPGYVLGTRVLRAALVVVAKPVDPPGGASERPREPSVPPPEDASMKDDVNEPA, from the coding sequence ATGACCGAATCACAGCCTCCCGACTCAGAAACCTACGCCAACCCAGCGGACGCCGAGGATGATACTGCTCGAGCGGACCATGAGATGCCTTCGCAAGCCGTTGATCTCGAATCTTCTCGCGGAGATCGGACCACTGCGATGGACGACCTCACGCTGGAGCGTGACAAAATCAAAGATCAGCTGCTACGTGTCGCCGCCGATTTCGACAATTTCCGCAAGCGCACCCGTCGGGATATGGAAAATGCTGCCCTCAAAGGCAAAGAGGAGGCGTTGCTGGAGCTTTTGCCTGTTATCGACAATCTGGAACGCGCGGTACAGGCTGCCCACGACACCCACGACATCAAATCCCTCCTCGAAGGCATTCACATGGTGCTTCGTCTGTTTGAGGATGGCGCAAAGCGCCTGGGCATCAAGCGACTGAGCACAGTGGGAAAATCTTTTGATCCCAATGTGCATGAGGCGCTGCAGCAACAACCCACAGCAGATCATCCACCAGGAACCATCGTCGCTGAGGTGCAGCCCGGTTATGTGCTTGGAACTCGCGTGCTGAGAGCTGCTTTGGTGGTCGTCGCAAAACCTGTGGATCCCCCGGGGGGCGCTTCCGAGCGGCCTCGGGAACCCAGCGTGCCGCCCCCTGAGGATGCTTCCATGAAAGACGATGTCAACGAACCTGCTTAA
- the dnaK gene encoding molecular chaperone DnaK, which translates to MSKVIGIDLGTTNSCVAVIENSSPVVIPNAEGARTTPSVVAFVEKDERRIGQAAKRYAGTNPQNTIFAVKRLMGASFDAETTQQQAKMLSYHIVKAENGDAWVKVNDTSYSPPEISAMVLGKMREIAEAYLGTQVTEAVVTVPAYFNDAQRQATKDAGRIAGLDIKRIINEPTAAALAYGIDVKESERVAVFDLGGGTFDISILQIAEGVFKVLATHGDSYLGGEDFDQTLMNHIADEFERETNIDLRKDRGALQRLKEQAEKTRHELSSSLETEINLPFIAADATGPKHLVRKLKRSELEILVGPLVEKTLEPCRQVLKDAKLDVKDIGEVVLVGGMTRMPLVQQKVAEFFNREPSKIVNPDEVVAVGAALQGAALSGQVDELLLLDVTPLSLGVETGGGVFFPVIPRNTTIPTRMTEIFTTSMDNQPFVPVHVLQGERKMAADNTSLAQFELAPIPPAPRGVPQIEVAFDIDANGIVHVAAKDLGTGREQQVRIVASSGLSEETITRIVTESEEHRETDTMRKELAELRNSADALLYTSERAVQEYADLVDAALIDKVQVDIGGLRVALAEGNALAIREALQELEMSAFGIAEAMYNAAPAEEVES; encoded by the coding sequence GTGTCGAAAGTTATCGGAATTGATCTGGGCACTACCAATTCTTGTGTTGCGGTTATCGAGAACTCGTCGCCTGTTGTGATTCCCAATGCGGAGGGTGCGCGCACTACGCCTTCGGTTGTGGCGTTCGTCGAAAAGGACGAGCGACGCATAGGACAGGCAGCCAAGCGCTATGCTGGCACGAATCCACAAAATACGATCTTTGCCGTCAAGCGTCTGATGGGCGCATCGTTTGATGCTGAAACCACGCAGCAACAAGCGAAGATGCTGAGCTATCATATCGTCAAGGCTGAGAATGGTGACGCATGGGTCAAAGTCAACGATACAAGCTATTCTCCACCTGAGATTTCTGCGATGGTGCTCGGCAAGATGCGCGAGATTGCCGAAGCCTATCTTGGAACGCAGGTCACCGAGGCTGTCGTCACCGTTCCGGCATACTTTAATGACGCCCAACGTCAGGCCACCAAGGATGCTGGACGGATAGCGGGTTTGGACATCAAACGTATCATCAACGAGCCCACCGCCGCGGCTTTGGCTTATGGCATAGATGTCAAAGAGAGCGAGCGTGTTGCTGTCTTCGATTTGGGGGGTGGCACCTTCGACATTTCCATCCTCCAGATTGCAGAAGGCGTGTTTAAAGTACTCGCGACCCATGGTGACAGCTATTTAGGCGGTGAAGATTTTGATCAAACATTGATGAACCATATTGCCGATGAGTTCGAGCGTGAAACCAATATAGACCTGAGGAAAGATCGGGGCGCATTGCAGCGCCTCAAGGAACAGGCGGAGAAGACCCGTCATGAACTTTCAAGCTCACTAGAAACGGAAATCAACCTGCCATTCATAGCGGCGGACGCAACAGGACCCAAGCATTTGGTGCGAAAGTTAAAGCGCAGTGAGCTCGAAATTCTCGTCGGCCCTCTCGTCGAAAAGACACTAGAACCATGTAGGCAAGTTCTGAAAGACGCGAAGCTCGACGTCAAGGACATCGGTGAAGTTGTTTTGGTCGGGGGAATGACTCGAATGCCGCTGGTGCAACAAAAAGTCGCGGAATTTTTTAATCGTGAGCCAAGCAAAATTGTCAATCCCGATGAGGTCGTTGCGGTGGGGGCTGCTCTACAAGGAGCTGCGCTGAGTGGTCAGGTGGACGAGCTATTGCTTTTGGATGTCACTCCGCTATCGCTGGGCGTGGAAACAGGGGGGGGCGTTTTTTTTCCGGTTATCCCCCGCAATACCACTATCCCCACACGCATGACCGAGATATTCACCACCAGCATGGACAATCAGCCGTTTGTTCCCGTGCACGTCCTTCAGGGCGAACGAAAAATGGCCGCGGACAACACCTCCTTGGCTCAGTTCGAACTGGCGCCAATTCCCCCCGCGCCACGGGGCGTCCCGCAGATTGAGGTGGCGTTTGACATAGATGCCAACGGGATCGTTCATGTGGCGGCGAAAGACTTAGGCACGGGGCGCGAGCAACAGGTGCGCATCGTAGCCTCAAGCGGATTAAGCGAGGAGACGATCACACGCATTGTCACGGAATCGGAGGAGCACCGGGAGACAGATACTATGCGTAAAGAATTGGCTGAACTGCGCAACAGCGCAGATGCTCTCTTGTACACCAGCGAGCGTGCTGTTCAGGAATATGCCGACTTGGTGGATGCTGCTTTAATCGATAAGGTGCAGGTGGATATTGGTGGATTGCGAGTGGCGCTCGCGGAGGGCAATGCCTTAGCCATTCGAGAGGCTCTGCAAGAATTAGAGATGAGTGCTTTCGGCATTGCTGAAGCGATGTACAACGCTGCTCCAGCAGAAGAGGTCGAGTCTTAG
- a CDS encoding zinc-binding dehydrogenase gives MRAVWITRYGPPEVLEVRESPDPCPREHQVRIRVRAAGLNFAEIMARQGLYPDAPKPPCVVGYEVSGEVDARGAGAGDFQEGDRVVAFTHFGGHADTVVVPQDQVRAIPHMMSFEMAAALPVNYITAQHMIYRIACVRPGESVLVHMAAGGVGTAALQLMRSISGLTIFGTASEAKHDYVRAQGCTHPIDYRHADYFKQVLELTRGRGVDVVLDPLGGRDWKKGYQLLAPGGRLIAFGFANMAKGSQRRVYHVMRQWLSVPRFSPLKLMDDNRSIAGVNMGHLWESKDTLSGQVDELISLYAAGRIEPRIDSTFRFEDAVLSHRRMESRNSMGKILLVP, from the coding sequence ATGCGCGCCGTGTGGATCACGCGCTACGGCCCGCCGGAAGTGCTGGAAGTCCGTGAAAGCCCAGACCCCTGTCCTCGAGAGCATCAGGTGCGCATTCGGGTGCGCGCTGCGGGACTCAATTTTGCAGAGATCATGGCAAGACAAGGGCTCTATCCGGACGCTCCTAAGCCTCCTTGTGTGGTGGGCTATGAAGTCTCGGGGGAAGTGGACGCCCGGGGCGCAGGGGCCGGAGATTTTCAGGAAGGCGACCGTGTTGTGGCTTTCACCCATTTTGGAGGGCATGCCGATACAGTGGTGGTCCCCCAGGATCAGGTTCGCGCGATCCCTCATATGATGAGTTTTGAGATGGCCGCCGCGTTGCCCGTGAACTACATCACGGCGCAACATATGATCTATCGCATTGCATGCGTGCGCCCCGGCGAAAGTGTGCTGGTACACATGGCGGCGGGCGGAGTGGGCACGGCGGCTTTGCAGCTGATGCGATCCATATCGGGGTTGACCATATTTGGCACGGCTTCTGAGGCAAAGCATGATTATGTTCGGGCCCAGGGCTGCACACATCCCATCGACTATCGCCACGCCGATTACTTCAAGCAGGTATTGGAGCTCACACGCGGGAGGGGCGTAGACGTCGTACTAGATCCGCTGGGCGGCCGAGATTGGAAAAAGGGCTATCAGCTATTAGCGCCGGGCGGACGTCTGATCGCCTTTGGCTTCGCGAACATGGCAAAGGGATCACAGCGGCGTGTGTATCACGTGATGCGCCAATGGCTATCGGTGCCCCGCTTTAGTCCACTCAAATTGATGGATGACAACCGCTCCATAGCCGGCGTCAACATGGGGCATTTATGGGAGAGCAAAGACACGCTCTCTGGGCAGGTCGATGAACTTATTTCGCTCTATGCTGCAGGTCGAATCGAGCCTCGTATCGATTCCACATTTCGTTTCGAGGATGCAGTTCTCTCCCATCGGCGTATGGAATCTCGCAATAGCATGGGAAAAATCCTGCTGGTCCCGTGA